GTGCGACCGCAAATGCGGCCATCCCGATCGCCCGTCGCGCGCGCGACGGGCATGAAGTGTCGAACATCGAAAGGAACCCCCGATTTCCTCCGAGTGTACAGAACGCGAGCGCGCCGTCCAGCACGGTTCGAAGTGGGGCTCCGAGCCGGCCGAAAACGACGGCCCGCGGCGGGTCGGCGGCGTGCGATCTCCTCATCCCGAAGGGATAAGACGCAATCCGCCGCCGCTATCTCGCAGCCGGTCACCCGGATGATCGAAAAAGAGGGACAGGCACCATTTATTGAAATAGTGCCTGTCCCTCTTTTTCAAGTTCCGCTCTTCCGGGAGCGCTTCGCGGGTCGGGTCGATCGAACGCCCGCTTCGCTGCGCCTGGCCCCGTGAGCGGCGGCATTGCGCATCGTTCTCTATCGAGGGGTGAGACCATGAGCCGCATGACCTGGAAACCGATCTGCATCGTCCTGTCGCTCGCCGCCTGCCGGATGGCGGCCGAAACCGCCGCTCTCGCGGGGGACGATCCCGCTGCGCTGTTCGAGCAGGCTCGCGCGCTCGATCGCCCGGAAGGCGGCCGCGAGACGCTGGTCGAGGCGGCAAGGCTCTACGAGAGCGCGGCCCGAGGCGGGCACCTCGCGGCGATGACCCGCGTCGGCATCCTGTACGTCATGGGCGAAGGGGTCGAAGAGGACGAAGCGCGCGGCGCGAACTGGATCCGTCGTGCCGCGGAAGCCGCCCATCCTCGCGCTCTGGGCGAATACGGCCTTCTGCTCGCCGAAGGCTGGGGGGTCGAGGAAGACGACGTGGCCGCCGTCGCCTGGTACCGCAAGGCTGCGGCCGCGGGCGACCCGCTCGGCCTGGCTCGCCTCGGGTTCGCCTACGAGCTCGGGGAAGGGATCGAGGCCGATCCGAAGCAGGCGAAACGTTGGTTCGTCGAAGCCCGCGCGGCGCTCGAGCGCGATCTCCGCGATCTCCAGACGACCGGCGATCCCGAGCTCGCCATGATGCTCGGCATCCTCCTCGACGAGGGGCTGGGAGGCCGCACCGACGACGGGCGTGCGGTGGCGCTCTACCGGCAGGCCGCCGAGGCCGGGCACGCCGAGTCGCAGTTCTATCTCGCCGGCATGCTGCTCGAAGGCGAGGGGACGAAGCGAAACGCCAGCGAGGCGATCCGCTGGTACATCCGGGCCGCCAATCAAGGTGACGACGAAGCGATGGAGGAACTGGCTCGAATCTACGCCGAGGGCGATGGCGTCGACGGCCCCGCTCATGTCTACTGGAGCGCCCGGGCCGAGATCCTCGAGCTCGAGGCCGAGGACGATCCGGATCTGCCGAACGACCAGGAGCGCAAGCTCGAGGCCGAGCTCCGCGCCCACCTACGCGCCTATGAGACGACCCACCCCGAAGTCGCGCCAAGCCGCTGAAAGGGCACCGGTCCGCTCCCTCTCTCTCCCTGCGCCGCGGCAATTGGCGGTAATTGGGGACAGTCCCCAATTACGGTCCCGCAGAGGTGTCAGCGGAAATTGGGGACTGTCCCCAATTTCCGCAAACGACTGAGGAAGCGAGGCTTAGCGAAAATGGGGACTGTCCCCATTTTCACCATTTTCACCCATTCTCAAAGGGGACAGCGAGGCCTCAGGGGCGGCAATCGAGCCGGTGCGCGCGAACCGGCTCGACAGGTGCTGGACAGGTGCTGGACAGGTGCTGGACAGGTGCCAGCCTCTCTTCTGGACAGGTGCCAGCCGCTCTCCCAGCCTCTCTCCCGCTCTCCCGTCAGGCTCCTACGGGACCGCCGTGCTCCAGGCGCCGGTCGTGCCGGTGACGTAGCCGTCGGCGAAGATCAGCGTCGGGAAGTAGGAGAGGAGGCTGGTGCCGTTGAAGTGGGTCGCCGCCCCGACGATGGCGCGCAGCGGTGCCACATTTCCGGTCGCGGTGCGGGGGAAGAAGAGGAGCGCGTCGTTGGGACTCGAGCGCAGCACGGTGAGCTCGCCGGCTCCGCCCGCGCCGGCGAGCGGATCGACGTCGAGGCCGTGGACCGCGAGGAGCCCCGTCGCGGCCCCCGAGAGCACGCGCAGCGGCGCGACGTCGCCGGACGCCTCGCGGGCGAAGACGCGGATCGACGCCTGGTTGACGACGAAGACCTCGTCGTGGAGCGGATCGACCGCCACGATCGACGGATCGGTGAGCCCGGTAGCCGGACCCGAGATCGAGCGCAGCACGCCGACCGTGCCGTTGCCGAGGAGCGGCAGGAAACGGATCGCCGCCGCCCCCGGGGTGCGATCGGTGATCACCACCTCGTTGTGCACCAGGTCGAGGTCGAAATCGAGGGTCGACGTGGGCCAGGCGGGCGAGGTCGCGAGCGTTCGCTGCGGCGCGACGTTGCCGCCTCCGCCGACGGCGAAGACCAGGAGCTCGCTCGCGTCCTTGGAGAGCACCCAGAGGTCGCCGCGCTCGGGGTCGAGCTCGAGGTCCCACGGCGTTGCGATCGTCGTCGTCGCGCCCGCGATCGTGCGCAGCGGCGTGGTCGGGCCGTCCGCTGCGAGGTCGAAGACGAAGATCTCGTCGGGTCCGCGCGCGGCGACGAAGACCTCCCCCCGGCCGACATGGACCGCGACCGAAGAGGCCAGGTCCATGAAGCCCGGCGTCGCGGTGATCTCCTGCAGCGGCGACTGGTCGCCGCTGGTCGCCGGGTCGAAGACCAGCACCGAATCGGCGTTGGCGTTGGCGACGTAGACCTGCGCCGCAGCCGCTTTCACCATCGCCAGGACGACTGCGACCGCAAAGCACGTTCCCAGCCTCCGTCCGCCAGCCCCTTGCGTCCGCTCTCGAGTCATTGCTTCCTCCGGAAAGAACTCCTACCGGAACTACGCGCAAGACCGGCGCGAAACAGGACAGGGAGACGGGCCCCTCGCTGCGACCTCCGACTCCGGACCTCCGCTCAGTTCACTCCCGCCGCTTCGGAGACAGGTGCCAGGCGCTTTCACGGGCCACCAAAGCTCCGCCCCCCGCAGCTGGGGACATGGAACCGCCCCAAGGCGACTGCTTCGCTCGACCTGCAACCACCCCAGGGCGGGTACGTGTCCCCGGCGTACCTCAGGGGACTCAGGTTCCACTGGCTCTCCGACGCCGTGCGGAATCGAGAGCTCGGGCAAGTCCGCGTAAGTGAAGCCGCACGTAGCCGCTGCCCAGGCGCCGTTGCCGTCGTTGTTCTGCTGGAAGTTCTGAAGCGGAAAGGAACGCAGAACCCGGCGCGCCGGGACATGTTCCTTCCCGGCGTGTCGCCTTTCGGCGCGCTTCGCGTTCTGAAGAGCAAGGAGCCCGCACATGACCGATCCCCGCCTGCCCTCGCTTCGACCCCGTCGACCCCTTCGGCCCCTTCGACGCCCCCACTCGTTGTCCGCCTGCCCGGCGCTCGCATCGCTCTCACCGCTCTCATCGCTCTCATGGCTCTCATGGCTCCTGCCGATGATGCTCCTCGCCCTCGGAGCGAGTCCGGCCCAGGCGCAGCTCTGGGACGCCCGCGATCGATTCCTGCCGGTGCCCAGTATTGCGGAGCAAGAATTCATGCGCTACGGAGAGGTCGTCGCGAGCTGCGATTGGGACGGCGACGGGCGCGCGGATCTCGCGGTCGGGATGCCCGACTACAGCAACGACGCGGGCGCGGTCTTCTTCTTCCGCATGGACCCCCAGGGCTCGCCGGTTTTCGTCCGCGCCGTGGGTACAGTCAACCAGGAGAGTCTCGGTGCGTCCGTGGCGTGCGGCGACTTCGACGGCGATGGCGACGCCGAGGTGGCGGCCGGAGCACCGGAGTTCGCGCTCGGCGGCATCGAGGAGGGGCGCGTCGTGCTGTACGACTGGGTGGCAGGCACGATGGTCGATACAGGCGAGTTCCGGCAGAGCCTGGCTGGCGTGGCGGGGGGGGCGGAGGACTTCGACGAGTTCGGAGGCAGCCTCGCGGTGGGCGACTTCGACGGCGACGGTGCCGACGATCTCGCGGTCGGCTCTCCGGGGGAGGACGTCGGCGCGACGGACGCCGCGGGCGCGGTGACGTTCTTCTACGGCGAGCTGGGAGTCGGGCTGGTCGTCGCCGGCAACTCGATCTGGCACAAGGACACCACCGGCGTCGTCGGCGATCCCGGCGAGGGCGAAAATGTGGGACTCGCGCTGGCCGCGATCCGCAACGACTGCGACGCCTTCGACGACCTCGCCGTGGGCGTACCGGGCCAGACGGTCGACGGGGTCGAGGATGCCGGCGCGGTCTATGTCGTCCAGGGAAGTGCGGGCGGTCTCGTCCACGCAACCAGCTTCGTCCTCGACACCACGAGCTTCACCCAGGAGGGGGCCTCGCCGCCGCACCTTTCGGACCGGTTCGGCTCGACACTCGCCTCGGCCGGCGCCTACTTCCCCGGCGCCTGCGGGACGATCGCGATCGGCGCGCCAAGGCGCGAGGTTGGGGGCGTCGACGGCGCCGGCGCGCTCTACCTCCGAGGGGAAGGTGGCGGATCGACGCGCTATTTCACCGCCGCAGACTTCGACGTGGCGCCGGATCCGCAAGACAATTTCGCCGAGTCCTTCGCGTTCGCGGATTTCAACGCCGACGGCCGCCTCGACCTGGTGGTCGGAATGCCCGGCAACGATCCGGCGCTGTCGAACTTGACCGGCGGCGTCTTCGTCGGGCTTTCCAACAGCGGGGCGGAACCGGATCCGGGCAACGCCCAGCTCATCGTGCCGCGCTCCACCCTCGGCCTCTTCGAGTTCGTCACCGACGACGGCAGCTTGGGCGAGGCGCTCGTCAGTGCCGACTTCGACGGCGACTCCGTGCCCGACCTCGCGGTCGGCCTGCCGACGGCCGACTACGGCGACCTGACGAACGTCGGCGGCGTCCAGATCCTGTACGGCGGCCTGTTCGCAGCCGACTTCGAGGGTGGCAACGACAACGAGTGGTAGCCGCGCCCTCCCCGCACCCGGGGACCTGGAACCGCCCGAGTGAGTGCCCCGCAGCCGGGGACATGCTGAAGCCCGTCACCACAGCCCGAACCGTGCCCCGCAGCCGGGGACACGCTGAAGCCCGTCACCACAGCGCGAACCGTGGCCCGCAGCCGGGGACATGCTGAAGCCCGTCACCACAGCGCGAACCGTGCCCCGCAGCCGGGGACATGCTGAAGCCCGTCACCCTTGCTGCGGCAGCCCCACTCCAGCCGACCGGGCTGGAGCGTGTCCCCGGCGTACCACTAGCCCCCCAGAAACGTGTACCTGTCCCGGATTTCCCGCCTCAGGGGCAGAGGTGAGCGGGATCGGCGATCTGGCTGACCGCGAGCACCGCCGGTGTCGGCGCCAGCGTGGCGGCGCGGAGCACCGTGATCGTGCCGCTGCGCGCCGTCGCTTCATGGGCGTTGCCGAAAACGCGCCACGTCAGCGATTGTGGCAGGCCCGTGCCGACACCCGAGCTGCCGCCGAGGATGGAGAGCCAGCCCGGGGCGCCGCCGAGATCGACCACCGTGTCCCAGGCGCAGCCGGCGGTCGCCGTCACGTCCGCCGTCGCGGTCTTCTGGACGCACATGCTCAACGGGTGGCTGGTCGGCAGGCGGATGTTGAAGTGGACGGCGATCGGCGAGATCGCGAACTCGCAGAGTTGGAGCTCCACTATCTTCCCGGCCGCGGGGCTCGTCGAAGTCCCATCGTCGACCGTGAAAGCGAGCGTTCGCGGGCCGGGTGTCGGAGTCGCGGCGGTGTCGTCCCAGGTGACCGAGCGCAGACAGGTCTCGTAGACCGAAAGCGGCTGGCTGCCGCTGATCGCGAGACTGTTCGGCCCCGGGGTCACGACGAGACCGGCGCAGTCGGGTCCGTCGAGCACCTCGGAGAGGCCGTCCGCAGGGTCGAGGATCGTCACGCTGGCCGCGGCGAGGTTGGCGCTGTCGGCGTCGCTGACGACCAGGGCGCTGTCGACCGGCTGCGGCCCGGTGCCCTCGATGGCGAGGGTCGTGCCGGCGCTCGTGGTGACCACGGGAACGCCGGCGAGCGGCCACTGCGAGATGTCGCCGCTCTCGAAGCCATCGCTGAAGATCAAGGTCCCGGCGAGAAGTCCGGAAGGCGCCGCCAACGCGGGCAGCACCAGAAGCAGCAGCAGCGCCCCGACCCGCCCGAGGCGCAGCCGCAGCTCGCAAAACGAAAGAATCGCCACGCCGGATACCTCCAGGGTCGAAGACTGGGCGGCACTGTAACACCGCGGCGTACCGCGAGCCTGCCCCGCTGGACTCGCCTCCCCCCGGCAGCTGGGGACATGTCACCGCACCGACGAGTCCCGCAGCTGGGGACATGGAACCGCTCCAAGCCAGCGGTCGACCGACTCCAGCTCGCCCCAGAGCGGGTGCGTGTCCCCGGCGTACCTCGCGACCTGCCGCTACCTCCGCGCCCGCTCGATAGCCACCGCAATCTCGCTGGGCTTCGCCTCGAGAGCCAGCAGCGCGCGGATCATGAGGTCGAGCGAAACCGACGCGTCGGCCGCCTCCATCTTGGCGACTCGC
This genomic interval from Thermoanaerobaculia bacterium contains the following:
- a CDS encoding sel1 repeat family protein, giving the protein MSRMTWKPICIVLSLAACRMAAETAALAGDDPAALFEQARALDRPEGGRETLVEAARLYESAARGGHLAAMTRVGILYVMGEGVEEDEARGANWIRRAAEAAHPRALGEYGLLLAEGWGVEEDDVAAVAWYRKAAAAGDPLGLARLGFAYELGEGIEADPKQAKRWFVEARAALERDLRDLQTTGDPELAMMLGILLDEGLGGRTDDGRAVALYRQAAEAGHAESQFYLAGMLLEGEGTKRNASEAIRWYIRAANQGDDEAMEELARIYAEGDGVDGPAHVYWSARAEILELEAEDDPDLPNDQERKLEAELRAHLRAYETTHPEVAPSR
- a CDS encoding VCBS repeat-containing protein, which gives rise to MMLLALGASPAQAQLWDARDRFLPVPSIAEQEFMRYGEVVASCDWDGDGRADLAVGMPDYSNDAGAVFFFRMDPQGSPVFVRAVGTVNQESLGASVACGDFDGDGDAEVAAGAPEFALGGIEEGRVVLYDWVAGTMVDTGEFRQSLAGVAGGAEDFDEFGGSLAVGDFDGDGADDLAVGSPGEDVGATDAAGAVTFFYGELGVGLVVAGNSIWHKDTTGVVGDPGEGENVGLALAAIRNDCDAFDDLAVGVPGQTVDGVEDAGAVYVVQGSAGGLVHATSFVLDTTSFTQEGASPPHLSDRFGSTLASAGAYFPGACGTIAIGAPRREVGGVDGAGALYLRGEGGGSTRYFTAADFDVAPDPQDNFAESFAFADFNADGRLDLVVGMPGNDPALSNLTGGVFVGLSNSGAEPDPGNAQLIVPRSTLGLFEFVTDDGSLGEALVSADFDGDSVPDLAVGLPTADYGDLTNVGGVQILYGGLFAADFEGGNDNEW
- a CDS encoding beta-propeller fold lactonase family protein, which produces MTRERTQGAGGRRLGTCFAVAVVLAMVKAAAAQVYVANANADSVLVFDPATSGDQSPLQEITATPGFMDLASSVAVHVGRGEVFVAARGPDEIFVFDLAADGPTTPLRTIAGATTTIATPWDLELDPERGDLWVLSKDASELLVFAVGGGGNVAPQRTLATSPAWPTSTLDFDLDLVHNEVVITDRTPGAAAIRFLPLLGNGTVGVLRSISGPATGLTDPSIVAVDPLHDEVFVVNQASIRVFAREASGDVAPLRVLSGAATGLLAVHGLDVDPLAGAGGAGELTVLRSSPNDALLFFPRTATGNVAPLRAIVGAATHFNGTSLLSYFPTLIFADGYVTGTTGAWSTAVP